A genomic window from Elaeis guineensis isolate ETL-2024a chromosome 3, EG11, whole genome shotgun sequence includes:
- the LOC105040447 gene encoding zinc finger protein GAI-ASSOCIATED FACTOR 1 produces the protein MIKGLPIQQHQLVEENMSNLTSASGEASVTSNQQSSFASPNPAPVKKKRNLPGNPDPDAEVIALSPKTLMATNRFVCEICNKGFQRDQNLQLHRRGHNLPWKLKQRSSKEVKKKVYICPEVTCVHHDPSRALGDLTGIKKHFSRKHGEKKWKCDKCSKKYAVQSDWKAHSKICGTREYRCDCGTLFSRRDSFITHRAFCDALAEESARAIAANPLANHTSLLFSQPTSSRDPSPLPHAALQTQFPHLMRPTEANTNITGSHGLQELSLKREQYFSMRPDIPPWLACQGPTSLNQLDFHSSIYSTLSTRLEQQYSHENPAGPPPPLPPPYQGPSSAASSHMSATALLQKAAQMGATVSRPPLHDQMATHTANATVGNTTTGFGLGLSSHQEMAGGGAGGFGHGSAPPLLQDMMMNSLPTAPCFGGSFEEAFGGMLGAKREENSKVESIARSHGRNEEGGSGGAGGGGNDGLTRDFLGLRAFSHRDFINMAGLNSCMSSSSYEQPQQNKQPWHG, from the exons ATGATTAAAGGGCTTCCAATTCAGCAGCACCAGCTGGTGGAGGAGAACATGTCCAATCTAACTTCAGCCTCTGGGGAAGCCAGCGTCACTTCCAACCAGCAATCCTCCTTTGCCTCCCCAAACCCAGCTCCAGTGAAGAAAAAGAGGAACCTCCCGGGAAACCCAG ACCCAGATGCTGAGGTGATAGCACTGTCCCCCAAGACCCTGATGGCTACCAACAGGTTTGTGTGTGAGATCTGCAACAAGGGGTTTCAGAGGGATCAGAACCTGCAGCTCCACAGGAGGGGCCACAACCTCCCATGGAAACTGAAGCAGAGAAGCAGCAAGGAGGTGAAGAAGAAGGTGTACATCTGCCCGGAGGTGACATGCGTGCACCATGATCCCTCTAGGGCTCTTGGGGACCTTACTGGAATCAAGAAACACTTCAGCAGGAAACATGGGGAGAAGAAGTGGAAGTGTGACAAGTGCTCCAAGAAGTATGCTGTTCAATCTGATTGGAAGGCCCACTCCAAGATCTGTGGCACAAGGGAATACAGATGTGACTGTGGTACTCTCTTCTCAAG GAGGGATAGCTTTATCACCCACAGAGCCTTCTGTGATGCATTGGCAGAAGAGAGTGCAAGGGCCATAGCAGCAAACCCTCTGGCTAACCACACCTCGCTGCTATTCTCTCAGCCCACATCATCCCGTGACCCCTCTCCACTTCCACACGCTGCCCTCCAAACCCAGTTCCCTCACCTGATGAGACCCACAGAGGCCAACACCAACATCACAGGCAGCCATGGGTTACAAGAGCTGTCACTGAAAAGAGAGCAATACTTCAGCATGAGACCAGATATCCCACCATGGCTGGCTTGCCAGGGCCCCACTTCTCTGAACCAACTAGACTTCCATTCCTCTATCTACTCCACTCTCTCCACAAGACTAGAACAGCAGTATTCTCATGAAAACCCAGCTGGCCCTCCTCCACCTCTCCCCCCTCCTTACCAAGGGCCCTCAAGTGCTGCCTCGTCTCACATGTCAGCCACTGCGTTGCTGCAAAAGGCAGCCCAGATGGGTGCAACCGTGAGCAGACCTCCACTCCATGATCAAATGGCAACTCACACGGCCAATGCTACTGTTGGCAATACCACCACTGGCTTTGGCCTTGGCTTGTCCTCGCACCAAGAGATGGCTGGAGGTGGTGCTGGTGGTTTTGGACATGGATCAGCACCTCCTCTTCTCCAAGACATGATGATGAATTCCCTCCCTACGGCTCCTTGCTTTGGTGGGTCCTTCGAGGAGGCCTTCGGGGGGATGCTTGGAGCCAAAAGGGAAGAGAACAGTAAAGTGGAAAGCATCGCAAGAAGTCATGGAAGGAATGAGGAAGGAGGAAGTGGTGGTGCTGGTGGTGGTGGAAATGATGGGTTGACTAGAGACTTCTTGGGCCTGAGAGCATTTTCCCACAGGGATTTCATAAACATGGCTGGGCTCAACTCTTGCATGAGTTCTTCCTCATATGAGCAGCCCCAACAAAATAAGCAGCCATGGCATGGTTAG